The Hyalangium gracile DNA segment GGCCCGCAATCCACCCATCGTATTCGTCAGGCGCGGACAGACCGTGGTAGGGGTGTGGGACGTAGAGGGAAGCCCCGGATGATCCAGGTCGGAGATCCAGCGCCGGAGTTCACCGCCACCGATTGCCAGGGGCATCCCTTCTCCCTGGCCGCGCTGCGCGGACGGCGGGTGGTGCTCTTCTTCTTCCCCAGGGCCTTCACCATCGGCTGCACCATCGAGATCCGGGCCTTCCGCGACAACCAGGCCCGCATCGAGGCGCTGGGCGCCCAGCTGGTCGGCGTGTCCGTGGACTCGGTGAGCACCCAGTGCGCCTTCGCCCAGCAGGAGAACATCCACTTCTCCCTGCTCGGCGACGAGCAGCGCAGCATCAGCACCGCCTATGACGTGCTCTGGCCCGTGCTCAAGGTGGACCGGCGCGTCACCTTCATCATCGACCCCGCCGGCCGGGTGGAGTCCATCATCCGCCATGAGGTCCGCGTCTACCGCCACCTGGATGACGTGCTGAAGTACCTCCAGGCACACCCGCTCCCCTCTGCCCCGTCGGAAGGCTCACACGCCTAGTCCCACTGGCAGAGATACTCGCAGTGCGGCGCGCCACGGGCCACGCACCTGGGGTGGGTCACCTTCACGGCCCTGCCGCCGGACAGCTCGATGGCGCGCTGGTGCCAGCCAACGATGGTGAGGCAGTCCGTCTCGGTGACGTTCTCCGCGCCGAAGGTGCGCAGGGTGGCCGACTTCGGCCCCGTCTTCTCATAGGTGCGCGAGCCCAAGGCGTAATAGAAGCGGTAGATCTGCGGCGCCTGGCTCAGCAGGAAGTGCGGCTCGCCCGGCCGGACGAAGACGTGCTGCGCGCCCTTGAGGTTCTCGTCCGCGGAGGCCCGGCCCATGTCCATGAAGGCCCGCATCCGGTCCTCGGGCGACAGCACGTCCGCGATGGCCGCGTCCAGGCGCAGGTTGAGCTCCAGCGGGTACCAGTTGATGGGAAGGATCATCTTCCGCAGCAGCGCCTGGTCCGCGGGCGACAGGCGCTTGAGCACCTCCTCCACCCGGGCCTGTCCCCCGTGCTGGCGCACCATGTTCAGCCGGGAAATGAGCACCGTGCCCTTGATGCGGCAGCTGTGGAGAGAGTCCGTCGACATATGGAGAGGGCGCCCCGGAAGAGGCAGGGGGTGCGACATTCTGTCAGTGACGGATGCAGTGCGGCAACCGGATGTAGGAGGGACCCTGCCGGGGTGTCGCCTGCTCCCTCACTCCGCGTCAAAACAGGGACTTCCGGGCAGGGGTGTAACCTTCTGGCCCTCCGCGTGTTCAAGTCACCGTGACGGCATGGAAGACAAAGGGAGGCCCCGCGCTCCCCCGGCTGGCGCTGGCGAGCGCCCCGGCGCCCACGGATGAGGCGCTGTGCCAGGCCTTCCTGGAGGGCGACGAGGCAGCCTTCGGCACGCTGGTGGAGCGCTACCGGACGCTCGTCCTCTCCCTGGTGCGCCGCTTCGCCCCCCGGCCCGAGGATGCGGCCGACCTGGCGCAGCAGGCCTTCCTGCGCGCCCTGGAGGCCTCCGGCCGCGTCTTCTCCCGCTGGAAGTGGACGAGCCCCACCCCCTTCCGGGCCTGGCTGGTGCGCATCGCCCTCAACCTGGCGAAGAACCACGCCCGCCAGGGCCACCGCTGGCGCCCGGCCCTGCTCACCGAGGTGGAGCACGCCACGACGGACCCACGGGAGTCTCCCCAGGAATTGCTGGAGCGCCAGGAGCGGGATCGGCACCTGCGGGCCGCGGTGCTCGCCCTGCCCCGCCGCCAGAGGGAGGTGCTCACCCTCC contains these protein-coding regions:
- a CDS encoding peroxiredoxin, with product MIQVGDPAPEFTATDCQGHPFSLAALRGRRVVLFFFPRAFTIGCTIEIRAFRDNQARIEALGAQLVGVSVDSVSTQCAFAQQENIHFSLLGDEQRSISTAYDVLWPVLKVDRRVTFIIDPAGRVESIIRHEVRVYRHLDDVLKYLQAHPLPSAPSEGSHA
- a CDS encoding TIGR02265 family protein; translation: MSTDSLHSCRIKGTVLISRLNMVRQHGGQARVEEVLKRLSPADQALLRKMILPINWYPLELNLRLDAAIADVLSPEDRMRAFMDMGRASADENLKGAQHVFVRPGEPHFLLSQAPQIYRFYYALGSRTYEKTGPKSATLRTFGAENVTETDCLTIVGWHQRAIELSGGRAVKVTHPRCVARGAPHCEYLCQWD
- a CDS encoding RNA polymerase sigma factor, yielding MTAWKTKGGPALPRLALASAPAPTDEALCQAFLEGDEAAFGTLVERYRTLVLSLVRRFAPRPEDAADLAQQAFLRALEASGRVFSRWKWTSPTPFRAWLVRIALNLAKNHARQGHRWRPALLTEVEHATTDPRESPQELLERQERDRHLRAAVLALPRRQREVLTLRVDGGLPFRDIAEMLGITENNAKVQFHHAVKRLKAEVAGAPEEERG